ATTGCTATCCTTGGGTGCAGGCGGCATTAGGCCCTGCAACATAGCCTTTGGGGCTGATCAATTTGACACCAAAACAGAGAAGGGAAGAGCACAATTGGAAAGCTTCTTCAATTGGTGGtacttctccttcacaattgcTCTCATTTTCGCCCTCACTGCTGTCGTCTACATTCAGACTAATGTCAGCTGGGTTTTAGGCTTTGCTGTTCCCACTGCCTGCCTTGGCATTTCCATAACAATATTCTTGCTCGGCTGCCATACTTATGTTTACAAAGATCCCCAAGGGAGCATCTTCTCCGACATGGCAAAGGTGATTATAGCTGCCTGTCGGAAGCATCGGTTGAGAACCGTTGGATCATTTTATGATCCTCCTGTGACAGGATTAGACTCATCACCCACAACATTGCTTGCTCGTACTGACAGGTTCAGATTCCTCGACAAGGCTGCTATAATTGCAGAGCCAAGTGAATTGGACAGCCATGGAATTTCCAACAATGGCTGGAGACTCTGTAGCTTGCAACAAGTCGAACAGCTGAAATGCTTGGTAGCAATTGCGCCTGTTTGGGTGTCGGGAATTGGATGTTTTATAACCATGGATCAGCAGAACACTTTTGGAGTCCTTCAATTGATGCAGATGAACAGATCCGTTGGATCCCATTTCAAAATCCCACCTGGGTGGATGAATCTCACATCCATGATTGCACTCTCTACATGGATAATCATCTACGAGCAAATTTACATCCCTCAGGCACGGAAAATGACAAGAAAGGACAAACGATTGACAATGCAGCAAAGAATAAGCATCGGCATTTTGATGTCAATTCTGTGCATGTTGGTTGCCGGGTTTGTTGAGAAAAAGCGCCGTGACTCTGCTACAGTACAGGGGCTATTTACTTCACCAATGAGTTTTGCATTTCTCGTGCCACAGTTTTTCTTTTCAGGTATGACTGAAGCTTTTGCCGCAGTTGCGTTAATGGAGTTTTTCACCACGCAAATGCCAGAGAGCATGAGAACTATTGCTGGAGCTATCTTCTTCCTCAGCTTATCCGTTGCAAGCTACATAGGCTCTCTTCTTGTCAATGTCATCCATAGTGCAACAGGGAAAAGAGGCAAATCGCCATGGCTGGGGGGTCGAGATCTCAACAACAATAGGCTTGACTACTACTACTACGTAATTGCTACCCTGGCAACTCTAAATCTTCTCTACTTCAATTTCTTCGCCACCCACTATATCTCAAGcagaggtggtggtggtgggagaTCTGCCGAGAGCTCCACAGATTACCACCCAAGAAATCTCTCTGAAAGTGAACGAGAGAACGAAAGAAAAGACTTGGAGAGGGACGGCGCGCGGTAGCTAATCACTAACCAGCAACTTTGtacagtttaatttttttttttcttattaataaaTATCCACATAATCCTTTTAAGTTCCTTTGGAAATGTCATTGtctatataaaata
This genomic interval from Corylus avellana chromosome ca3, CavTom2PMs-1.0 contains the following:
- the LOC132176049 gene encoding protein NRT1/ PTR FAMILY 2.8 encodes the protein MENVMHQSSLEQDTPPTPPPAPAGSTRKPGGWKSIKYIIGNESFEKLASMSLISNMTVYLNTKYNMSGIFVVNVVTIWNGSSNIASLAGAFISDAYLGRFRTLLYGSIASLLGIGTMTLTAAIRQLRPPTCINGESHCQHPQTWQLVFLFMALGLLSLGAGGIRPCNIAFGADQFDTKTEKGRAQLESFFNWWYFSFTIALIFALTAVVYIQTNVSWVLGFAVPTACLGISITIFLLGCHTYVYKDPQGSIFSDMAKVIIAACRKHRLRTVGSFYDPPVTGLDSSPTTLLARTDRFRFLDKAAIIAEPSELDSHGISNNGWRLCSLQQVEQLKCLVAIAPVWVSGIGCFITMDQQNTFGVLQLMQMNRSVGSHFKIPPGWMNLTSMIALSTWIIIYEQIYIPQARKMTRKDKRLTMQQRISIGILMSILCMLVAGFVEKKRRDSATVQGLFTSPMSFAFLVPQFFFSGMTEAFAAVALMEFFTTQMPESMRTIAGAIFFLSLSVASYIGSLLVNVIHSATGKRGKSPWLGGRDLNNNRLDYYYYVIATLATLNLLYFNFFATHYISSRGGGGGRSAESSTDYHPRNLSESERENERKDLERDGAR